The proteins below are encoded in one region of Lytechinus pictus isolate F3 Inbred chromosome 11, Lp3.0, whole genome shotgun sequence:
- the LOC135156027 gene encoding uncharacterized protein LOC135156027, translated as MEKEGDASDSPKLIIQGDPFDSAKSQWMVMVESRVIGHSSSTTEGFLCGVAYLFATYYNLNLEYPSTAAATLEFIQRCLLGISPDGSKCHASKSHCNAKVVSFVRRFADFQWL; from the exons atggagaaagagggagatgcATCTGATTCACCCAAACTCATAATCCAAG gAGATCCATTTGACTCGGCCAAGTCCCAGTGGATGGTCATGGTTGAAAGCAGAGTTATTGGCCATTCATCATCAACAACTGAAGGCTTTCTTTGTGGGGTGGCATACCTTTTTGCCACCTATTACAACCTCAATTTGGAATATCCAAGCACGGCTGCAGCAACACTGGAGTTCATTCAGAG ATGTCTCCTCGGAATAAGCCCTGATGGGTCGAAGTGCCATGCGTCGAAGAGTCACTGCAACGCGAAAGTAGTGTCATTTGTGCGTCGGTTTGCTGATTTCCAGTGGCTTTAA